The following coding sequences lie in one Candidatus Thermokryptus mobilis genomic window:
- a CDS encoding ABC transporter permease — protein sequence MKKILTIAWWEYITKVRTKTFFISLILMPVLIVAFGFLPRFLMEKADLKQKRIGVVDLTGRIFDKLQDKLENEFKLPDGKPNYILIKIQAGDNLGEIKSIANKKVISGEFEAYIIIPRNFEDSLNFQYVGQNVGNIRDIERFKSALQEIVITSELGKYGVDKEAISKIIRPVKYNTIKISKKGEEEKTDFLALFFSSYIFIIALMVLVLTGGQMLVRSVVEEKSNRIVEVLLSSCNANELMAGKIVGLGMLGLTQMFIWAILGFYFFSGYALISVKIDLMLISLVYFVLGYLFYSALFVAVGAPVNSEYEAQQIAGYIALGVTLPIAFSFLIMQNPDLFWIKVLSFFPLFTPAFMVARIPVKMPATWEIIGTIAILALSVVFMIWVAGRIFRIAILSYGKFPSLKELISWVKAK from the coding sequence ATGAAAAAAATTTTAACCATCGCCTGGTGGGAGTATATTACTAAGGTCAGAACAAAGACATTTTTTATATCTTTAATTCTAATGCCTGTCTTAATAGTTGCTTTTGGTTTTCTCCCAAGATTTTTAATGGAAAAAGCTGATCTAAAGCAAAAAAGGATCGGTGTTGTAGACTTGACGGGGCGGATTTTTGATAAGTTGCAAGATAAGCTTGAAAACGAATTCAAACTTCCCGATGGCAAACCAAATTATATCCTTATTAAAATTCAAGCTGGAGATAACTTGGGGGAAATTAAATCAATAGCAAATAAAAAGGTGATTTCTGGTGAGTTTGAGGCATATATTATTATACCGCGAAATTTTGAGGATAGTTTGAATTTTCAATATGTTGGTCAAAATGTTGGCAATATAAGGGACATTGAGCGTTTCAAGAGCGCGCTTCAGGAAATTGTGATCACATCTGAACTTGGGAAGTACGGTGTTGATAAAGAGGCAATTTCAAAAATAATTAGGCCAGTTAAATATAACACGATAAAAATTTCAAAAAAGGGTGAAGAGGAGAAGACGGACTTTCTTGCGCTGTTTTTTAGCTCGTACATTTTTATAATTGCGCTTATGGTACTTGTGCTTACAGGTGGGCAAATGCTTGTGCGAAGTGTTGTTGAGGAGAAGTCAAATCGTATTGTGGAAGTTCTTTTGTCCTCTTGCAATGCGAATGAATTGATGGCGGGTAAGATAGTTGGGCTTGGTATGCTTGGGTTGACGCAGATGTTTATATGGGCTATACTCGGTTTTTACTTTTTCTCTGGGTATGCGTTAATTTCCGTAAAGATTGACCTTATGCTTATTTCACTTGTTTACTTTGTCCTCGGTTATCTATTTTACTCCGCCCTTTTCGTCGCTGTTGGTGCACCTGTGAACTCTGAGTATGAAGCACAACAAATCGCCGGATATATCGCTCTTGGTGTTACACTTCCCATCGCCTTTTCTTTTTTAATTATGCAAAATCCGGATCTTTTTTGGATAAAAGTTTTATCCTTTTTCCCTCTATTTACACCCGCATTTATGGTCGCACGTATCCCTGTTAAGATGCCAGCAACTTGGGAGATAATTGGAACGATAGCAATTCTTGCTCTATCAGTAGTTTTTATGATCTGGGTTGCGGGAAGGATATTTAGAATAGCGATTTTAAGTTACGGGAAGTTTCCAAGTTTGAAAGAGCTTATATCTTGGGTCAAGGCAAAATAA
- the dnaJ gene encoding molecular chaperone DnaJ — MKDYYKILGVSENATQEEIKQAYKKLAMKYHPDRNPGDKQAEEKFKEINEAYSVLSDPEKRKQYDQLRKFGYTGVEGGFPGGFNFEDIFSNFRTGFGEGFNFGDSFIDDLLNQFFDRGEFFRKSRRGAVKGEDIHIDVEIPFSTAVSGGEIYVDVPRKEVCNVCGGTGAKPGAKVTTCPVCNGSGMVSEVKGMFAFSRPCPRCYGRGKIISEVCYNCGGTGQVSRLRKIKVKIPQGVDTGTTLRIRGEGEQGIGGGGNGDLYVHIKVQDDKFFKRKGNDIYVEIPINIAQAILGSRIRIKTIYGNKVELTIPPGTQNGTTFRLRGLGIRNNGNVGDMYVTVKVEIPEKINERQKRLIEEFAKEGNLKY, encoded by the coding sequence ATGAAGGACTATTATAAAATACTTGGAGTAAGCGAGAACGCAACACAAGAAGAGATAAAGCAAGCATATAAGAAGCTCGCAATGAAATATCATCCAGATAGAAATCCTGGGGATAAACAAGCTGAGGAGAAGTTTAAAGAGATTAACGAGGCGTATAGTGTTCTCTCTGACCCGGAGAAGAGGAAGCAATACGATCAGCTCAGAAAGTTTGGTTATACCGGTGTAGAAGGTGGATTTCCAGGTGGTTTCAACTTTGAAGATATATTCTCAAATTTCCGAACTGGATTTGGTGAGGGATTTAACTTCGGGGATTCATTTATTGATGACTTGTTAAATCAATTTTTTGACCGTGGTGAGTTCTTTAGAAAAAGCAGAAGAGGCGCTGTAAAAGGAGAGGACATTCATATAGATGTTGAAATTCCCTTTTCAACTGCGGTCAGTGGCGGTGAGATATATGTAGATGTTCCAAGGAAGGAAGTTTGTAATGTTTGTGGTGGAACGGGTGCAAAGCCAGGAGCGAAGGTGACAACCTGTCCTGTATGTAACGGAAGCGGAATGGTTTCGGAAGTTAAAGGTATGTTTGCTTTTTCAAGACCTTGCCCACGCTGTTACGGTCGTGGTAAGATAATCTCGGAAGTTTGCTATAACTGTGGTGGCACAGGTCAGGTTTCAAGATTAAGAAAGATAAAGGTTAAAATACCTCAGGGCGTTGACACTGGGACAACGCTTAGAATCAGAGGCGAAGGTGAACAAGGTATAGGTGGCGGTGGAAATGGTGATCTTTATGTTCATATAAAAGTTCAAGATGATAAATTTTTCAAGCGCAAGGGTAATGATATTTACGTTGAAATTCCAATTAACATTGCACAAGCGATACTTGGAAGTAGAATAAGGATAAAGACCATTTATGGGAATAAGGTTGAACTAACAATTCCTCCTGGAACTCAGAATGGAACAACATTCAGACTGCGTGGACTTGGTATCAGAAATAATGGCAATGTTGGTGATATGTATGTCACTGTCAAGGTTGAAATCCCGGAAAAAATAAATGAGCGTCAGAAAAGACTTATTGAGGAATTTGCCAAGGAGGGAAATTTAAAATATTGA
- the lon gene encoding endopeptidase La yields MGEELKYTSHIPEAMSVLPLRNSVFFPKQFMPLSVGRESTIKLIEDASKTGELILIVAQKEPQIEKPTPDDVYHFGTVAKILKVYNLPDGSKSVFVQGLHRARILSFIQQEPYLRAIIQQVEDEGEIDIESEALAVAIKNVFKRVVELSPDMTPEQANIVSGTDDIRSLPDVVASLLNVSVAEKQEILEQVNIKDRLKKCHFILNRHAQRLELGNKIQAEVQDEITKNQREYFLREQLKAIKRELGEDEEGAEIRELREKIEKANMPEEARKVALKELDRLSRMHPSSAEYTVSRTYLDWLIELPWSISTEDNLDIKKAEEILDRDHYGLEKVKKRILEYLAVRKLKNDMKGPILCFVGPPGVGKTSLGRSIAEALGRKFVRISLGGVHDEAEIRGHRRTYIGALPGRIIQGIRKAGSNNPVFMLDEVDKIGADFRGDPAAALLEVLDPEQNHSFSDHYIEVPFDLSKVMFIATANMIEPIPPALRDRMEIIEIPSYIEEEKLNIAKYFLVPKQIKAHGLTEDMIKFEDDALRKIINSYTREAGVRNLERRIADICRGVAKEVAMGRSEPTTITADDLPKYLGQPKFYHEVAERINKPGIATGLAWTPVGGEILFVEATKMKGKGSLHLTGQLGDVMKESAHIALSYIASKSEEFGIDPDFREKYDIHIHVPAGAIPKDGPSAGVTILTALYSLLTGKVVCNDIAMTGEITLRGAVLPVGGIKEKVLAAHRAGIKKVILPEKNRADIDEIPEQVRAEMVFYFVKEMDEVLELAIKKEEVLESV; encoded by the coding sequence ATGGGAGAAGAACTCAAATATACATCTCATATTCCTGAGGCGATGTCGGTTTTGCCGTTGAGGAATTCCGTGTTTTTTCCCAAGCAATTTATGCCACTTTCTGTTGGTAGGGAGAGCACGATAAAGTTGATAGAAGATGCGTCAAAGACGGGTGAACTTATTTTAATTGTCGCCCAAAAGGAGCCACAGATAGAAAAGCCAACTCCTGACGATGTTTATCATTTTGGAACGGTGGCGAAAATACTCAAGGTTTATAACTTGCCTGACGGTTCAAAAAGTGTTTTTGTTCAGGGTTTGCATCGTGCGAGGATTTTGTCATTTATACAGCAAGAACCGTATTTGAGAGCGATTATCCAGCAAGTTGAAGATGAAGGTGAAATTGACATTGAAAGTGAGGCGCTTGCGGTTGCGATAAAGAATGTGTTCAAAAGGGTTGTTGAACTTTCTCCGGACATGACACCTGAGCAGGCAAATATAGTAAGCGGAACGGATGATATACGCAGTTTACCCGATGTTGTTGCTTCTCTTTTGAATGTTTCTGTTGCTGAGAAACAGGAAATACTTGAGCAGGTTAACATCAAGGATAGGTTGAAGAAATGTCATTTCATTTTAAATCGCCACGCTCAACGTCTTGAACTTGGGAATAAAATTCAGGCAGAAGTTCAAGATGAGATAACAAAGAATCAGCGCGAGTATTTCCTCAGAGAGCAGTTGAAGGCGATAAAGAGAGAACTTGGTGAAGATGAAGAAGGGGCTGAAATAAGGGAATTGAGGGAAAAGATTGAAAAAGCCAATATGCCTGAGGAGGCGAGGAAAGTTGCGCTTAAGGAACTTGATCGTCTCTCAAGGATGCATCCATCTTCTGCTGAATATACTGTTTCAAGGACTTACCTTGATTGGTTGATAGAGTTACCTTGGAGCATTTCAACGGAGGATAACTTGGACATAAAGAAAGCTGAGGAAATTCTTGATCGCGATCATTATGGGCTTGAGAAAGTTAAGAAAAGAATCCTTGAGTACCTCGCTGTTAGAAAACTTAAAAACGATATGAAGGGTCCGATACTCTGCTTTGTTGGTCCGCCAGGGGTTGGTAAGACATCGCTTGGGAGGTCAATTGCCGAGGCGCTTGGAAGAAAATTTGTTAGAATTTCACTCGGCGGGGTACACGATGAAGCAGAAATAAGAGGTCACAGGCGAACTTATATTGGGGCTTTGCCTGGGAGAATAATACAAGGAATTAGAAAGGCGGGCTCAAATAATCCAGTTTTTATGCTTGACGAAGTTGACAAAATTGGGGCTGACTTTCGCGGTGACCCGGCTGCTGCACTTCTTGAAGTCCTTGACCCGGAACAAAATCACTCCTTCAGCGACCATTACATTGAAGTCCCGTTTGACCTTTCAAAGGTTATGTTCATAGCGACGGCGAATATGATTGAGCCAATTCCACCAGCTTTGAGAGATAGGATGGAAATAATTGAGATACCAAGCTATATTGAGGAAGAAAAACTCAACATTGCAAAATACTTCCTCGTCCCGAAGCAGATAAAAGCGCACGGTTTAACGGAAGATATGATAAAATTTGAAGATGACGCTTTAAGGAAGATAATTAACTCATACACTCGTGAGGCTGGCGTTAGGAATCTTGAAAGAAGAATAGCCGATATTTGCCGTGGGGTTGCGAAAGAAGTTGCTATGGGTAGATCCGAGCCGACGACTATAACTGCAGATGATTTACCGAAATATCTCGGGCAACCGAAATTCTATCACGAGGTCGCAGAGAGAATCAATAAACCTGGTATAGCTACTGGACTTGCTTGGACTCCAGTTGGTGGTGAGATTCTCTTCGTTGAAGCAACGAAGATGAAGGGCAAAGGTTCGCTTCATCTCACTGGGCAACTCGGTGATGTGATGAAGGAATCGGCTCATATCGCTTTGAGTTATATTGCTTCAAAATCGGAAGAGTTTGGAATTGACCCGGATTTCAGAGAAAAATATGATATCCATATACATGTCCCTGCAGGGGCTATACCGAAAGATGGACCCTCGGCTGGAGTTACAATATTGACCGCTTTGTATTCGCTTTTGACTGGAAAAGTTGTTTGTAATGATATTGCTATGACAGGTGAAATAACTTTAAGAGGCGCTGTTTTACCAGTCGGTGGTATTAAAGAGAAGGTTTTAGCAGCACATAGGGCTGGAATTAAAAAGGTTATATTGCCAGAGAAAAACAGAGCCGACATAGATGAAATTCCTGAGCAAGTTAGAGCAGAGATGGTGTTTTATTTTGTGAAGGAGATGGACGAAGTTCTTGAGCTTGCGATAAAGAAAGAAGAAGTCCTTGAGTCAGTTTAA
- a CDS encoding ferritin-like domain-containing protein: MALQSQEKRKGLIETIKNLFLPYISEREELIKLLNENYSKEVAIAKMMDEHAEIIPFDFLKERLKRVAEEERKHAEMLRQKIVELGGSVNPTPKVFEIKLDSIHNEKGFRKLIADLEFDKEIYEDYISQINKIENDDVKDLLRRIVDDEIKHKDVLMDLVMRLC; encoded by the coding sequence ATGGCGCTTCAAAGCCAAGAAAAGAGAAAGGGTTTAATTGAAACGATTAAAAATTTATTTTTGCCTTATATTTCAGAAAGGGAGGAATTGATAAAATTGTTGAACGAGAATTATTCAAAAGAGGTCGCCATTGCTAAGATGATGGATGAACACGCCGAGATAATACCTTTTGACTTTTTGAAGGAGAGACTGAAGAGGGTTGCTGAAGAGGAAAGAAAGCATGCGGAGATGTTGAGGCAAAAGATAGTTGAACTTGGTGGGTCGGTTAATCCAACACCGAAGGTTTTTGAAATTAAGTTGGACTCAATTCATAATGAAAAAGGTTTTAGAAAGCTTATCGCTGACCTTGAGTTTGATAAGGAAATTTACGAGGATTATATCTCACAGATCAATAAGATTGAAAACGATGATGTAAAAGATTTGCTCAGGCGAATAGTTGATGATGAGATAAAACATAAGGATGTTTTGATGGACCTTGTTATGAGATTGTGTTAA
- a CDS encoding Hsp20/alpha crystallin family protein: MALVRWSPIRDLATDLIDLQREINRMFDRFFRGFEEEEERAISTWRPVVDISETDDEYIVRAEIPGVSKDDIKVTIRDNMLTISGEKRQEKETKNENFHRVERVYGSFTRTFTLPGAVKVDKIEAKFKDGVLTIKLPKVEEAKSKEIEVKVG, encoded by the coding sequence ATGGCGCTCGTAAGATGGAGTCCAATTAGAGACCTTGCAACTGATTTAATTGACTTACAGAGGGAAATTAACAGGATGTTTGACAGATTTTTCCGTGGATTTGAAGAGGAAGAGGAAAGAGCAATATCAACTTGGAGACCTGTTGTTGATATATCTGAGACGGATGATGAGTATATCGTTAGGGCTGAAATACCTGGTGTGAGCAAAGATGATATTAAGGTGACGATAAGAGATAACATGCTTACGATAAGCGGTGAGAAGAGGCAAGAAAAAGAGACGAAGAATGAAAACTTCCACAGGGTTGAGAGAGTTTATGGCTCGTTCACGAGGACTTTCACTTTGCCTGGTGCTGTCAAGGTTGATAAGATTGAAGCGAAGTTTAAAGATGGGGTGTTGACGATAAAGTTGCCGAAGGTTGAAGAGGCGAAGAGCAAAGAGATTGAGGTTAAAGTTGGTTGA
- a CDS encoding Hsp20/alpha crystallin family protein translates to MLKDKAITKKSFTTYITPPADLYETKDSYMIFLDMPGVSRDDLNVKVVDNRLIVQGKFEITKPKDSEVLFSELEKGEYRREFILSGDIDRNKIEAKLVNGVLTLTLAKREESKEIEIKIN, encoded by the coding sequence ATGCTCAAAGATAAAGCCATAACGAAGAAAAGTTTTACGACATATATCACACCTCCAGCTGACCTTTATGAAACCAAGGATTCATACATGATTTTCCTTGACATGCCTGGTGTTTCAAGGGATGATTTGAATGTTAAGGTTGTTGACAACAGATTGATAGTTCAGGGTAAGTTTGAAATTACGAAGCCGAAAGACAGCGAGGTTTTGTTTAGTGAGCTTGAGAAGGGTGAGTATCGCAGGGAGTTTATATTGTCCGGTGACATTGACAGAAACAAAATAGAGGCGAAACTTGTGAATGGAGTTTTAACCTTAACACTTGCAAAAAGAGAAGAGAGCAAAGAAATTGAAATCAAAATAAATTAA
- a CDS encoding Hsp20/alpha crystallin family protein → MLMRYSPFKEIEMMEKEINKMFNDFFRSFDRGYEYPLMDIIDSKDDLVIYVEVPGVSKDDIKVKIHNDVLTISGERKEPELPEKANCLIREREFGKFMRSVRLPYPIEVSKVSAEYKDGILKITLPKKEEVKPKEIQINVS, encoded by the coding sequence ATGTTGATGAGATATTCACCATTCAAGGAAATTGAAATGATGGAAAAGGAAATCAACAAGATGTTCAATGACTTCTTCAGGAGCTTTGATAGGGGTTATGAATATCCGCTCATGGACATAATTGACTCTAAAGATGACCTTGTGATTTATGTTGAGGTCCCAGGTGTGAGCAAGGATGATATAAAGGTTAAAATTCACAACGATGTTTTAACGATATCTGGGGAAAGGAAAGAACCAGAACTTCCTGAGAAAGCGAATTGCCTGATCCGTGAGAGGGAATTTGGTAAGTTTATGAGAAGCGTAAGATTGCCATATCCGATTGAGGTGAGTAAAGTGAGCGCTGAGTACAAAGATGGGATTCTGAAGATAACTCTCCCGAAGAAAGAAGAAGTTAAACCGAAAGAAATTCAAATCAATGTCAGTTAA
- a CDS encoding PASTA domain-containing protein, with protein sequence MRRKLRNYLLILVLFFAILLLMDKVVMPFYVGSVKSIEMPNLIGKKFDEARKIIDSLNLKLESVTEKHDARFPVGYVILQSPRPGMKIKEGRRVYLVVSSGEQKIEVPNLIGRSVREAKLILEKSGLKLGELSYDFSDEIPEGAIISQSIPERSKVSYGTFVSVVVSLGNAEGKVQVPNLIGLPFSKVEQILSESELRLGKVIYEPSSTVLPNTVIEQFPRAGAYIQKGSSVDVFVAKEITATPKQNY encoded by the coding sequence ATGCGAAGGAAGCTGCGAAATTACCTTTTGATACTGGTATTATTTTTTGCGATTTTGCTCTTGATGGATAAAGTTGTGATGCCATTTTATGTCGGTTCCGTAAAGTCAATTGAAATGCCAAACCTTATCGGTAAAAAATTTGACGAGGCGAGAAAAATCATTGACTCTCTAAATCTCAAACTTGAAAGTGTCACCGAAAAACACGACGCGAGATTTCCAGTCGGATATGTTATTTTACAAAGCCCGAGACCGGGGATGAAAATAAAGGAAGGAAGGCGAGTTTATCTTGTTGTGAGCTCTGGAGAACAAAAGATAGAAGTTCCAAATCTTATTGGAAGGTCTGTTCGTGAAGCGAAGTTAATTTTGGAAAAATCAGGGTTAAAATTAGGAGAGTTAAGTTATGACTTTTCGGATGAGATTCCAGAGGGGGCGATAATCTCGCAATCAATTCCTGAAAGAAGTAAAGTTTCCTATGGAACTTTTGTTTCGGTTGTTGTTTCTCTTGGGAATGCGGAGGGTAAAGTTCAAGTGCCAAATTTAATCGGTTTGCCGTTTTCAAAAGTTGAACAAATTTTAAGCGAATCAGAACTTCGGCTTGGTAAAGTGATTTATGAACCGAGTTCAACTGTTCTACCTAACACAGTGATAGAACAATTCCCGCGAGCCGGTGCTTACATTCAAAAGGGTTCATCCGTTGATGTTTTCGTTGCTAAGGAAATCACAGCAACGCCAAAACAAAATTACTAA
- the rpe gene encoding ribulose-phosphate 3-epimerase, with protein MFKLAPSLLSADFSDLKNEIKKVQEGGADLLHLDVMDGHFVPNLTFGPMIVKAIRKLTELPLDSHLMISNPDFYIDEFRKAGSDIITVHFEACTHLHRTIMKIKESGAKAGVSINPATPVSSIEEIIDYVDILLIMSVNPGFGGQKFIETTLRKIIQAKKIITERNLNVEIEVDGGIDLDNVELLLEAGADIIVAGSSIFNSADATETARKFKQKFLEFEIKNKVKIV; from the coding sequence ATGTTTAAACTTGCGCCATCTTTACTTTCAGCTGATTTTTCGGACTTGAAGAACGAGATAAAAAAGGTTCAAGAAGGTGGAGCTGATCTGCTTCACCTTGATGTAATGGATGGGCACTTTGTCCCAAACTTGACATTCGGTCCTATGATCGTTAAAGCGATAAGGAAATTAACGGAACTTCCACTTGATTCCCATCTTATGATTTCAAATCCGGATTTTTATATAGATGAGTTCAGAAAAGCTGGCTCCGATATAATCACCGTTCACTTTGAGGCTTGCACACACTTACATAGAACTATAATGAAGATAAAGGAAAGCGGTGCAAAAGCTGGCGTCTCAATAAATCCAGCAACTCCCGTAAGTTCAATTGAGGAAATAATTGACTATGTTGATATCCTGTTGATAATGTCGGTAAACCCCGGGTTCGGAGGGCAAAAATTTATTGAAACGACATTGAGAAAAATAATTCAAGCGAAAAAAATCATCACCGAGAGAAATTTAAATGTTGAAATTGAAGTTGACGGTGGAATTGACCTTGATAATGTTGAACTTTTGCTTGAAGCCGGGGCTGATATAATCGTAGCTGGCTCTTCAATATTCAACTCAGCTGATGCGACAGAAACAGCGCGAAAATTTAAGCAAAAGTTCCTTGAGTTTGAGATAAAAAACAAAGTTAAAATCGTATGA